Below is a window of Synechococcus sp. RSCCF101 DNA.
GGGATGGATGGTCCGACACGGATCTGATCGTGGTGGCCGAACGCGAGGCCACAGCGCAGTGGTGGGCCGATGTGATCCTGGAGGCCGGTCTGGCGCAGGACGTGCTGGCCATGACCCGAGAGCGGTGGCAGGCGCTGCCGGCCAGCCCATCGGCGATCTGGCAGGCCGTCGCCCGGGACGCCGTGCTCCTGCTCGGGGCAAGCGGATGAACGCCCGACCTGAGGCCTGGCTGCGGCAAGCGGAGAACGACCTGGCTCT
It encodes the following:
- a CDS encoding nucleotidyltransferase domain-containing protein, whose protein sequence is MTSRFAALRERRHTLWLRHLRDQLHALVQVRTMASEPPEAIWLFGSRARGDWDGWSDTDLIVVAEREATAQWWADVILEAGLAQDVLAMTRERWQALPASPSAIWQAVARDAVLLLGASG